A region of the Channa argus isolate prfri chromosome 3, Channa argus male v1.0, whole genome shotgun sequence genome:
ATGGATCTTGCGAAATCAGTGTAATACTTAAACCACAttctttacatttcacacagaaaaacatgaatcCTGTACAACACTGAATGTGACATAACATCAGTTGCAGTCATAGCactgcacaaaagaaaaacttcttTTAGTGTAATCATGTAAAATAGTGAAGTCCAAAATCTCTCAGTGAAGATCAATGCAACAATGCACGGTCAGCctgcaaacatgcagaaaaaactGCTGACATTGCTGCTCTGCTCTATGCACCCATGTTCTGCCAACCTATTGATGAAGGGGAAAAGCAAGGAAGACAGCAATGAAGTCTACCAGACCAATTAGGTCAGGCAAGGTGCCAAGGCAGACATGATGCAATTCTGAAGAAGAGAGCAGGGTGATGCTGTGGTGTTGCATCCTCAACGAACCTGGTTGTATACATGATGTGTGTCCCGTCAAAGTTGCCTGCCTTTCTACTTCAAATGGCAAAGAATAGTTgcacaaaatattgttttaatttagttgTTTATTTACAACACTACTCTGTATaaactgattatttaaaaaatcatgTCATTATATGTGAAAGCACTCTTTTCTCTCAGTACAACCTTTGCACGTGTGTGAGATTTAATTTTCCCTTAAACATTGATcctcaaacaaaactgtaaacaagCTATGTGAAAGATATACAAATCAAATGTATGTTGTTGCTTTCTTCTGAGTTTTTTTCCATGCATACAATAAAGCTTTCATTACAGAAACTATGTGTGAATCTCACCTGTTCTGCTAGGTGTGTGTTTTGAGCGAGCTCTTCTTGGTGCCGGTGAAGGCAAACTATTTCCCACTGGAGAAGGCACAGAAAAGGCTGgactaatacacacacacacacacacacacacacacacaaatactgcattatgtcatttatgtttttatggatGTGAtactttaaaactttgtttataAATTACTCACCTCTCTAATGAAAGACCACAACGAGTTAGGTGTCCTCTAAAAGCAGACTGTATCATTGTCAAGGCAAACAAATCCATCTCTCCTTCTACAGAGGAAGCTGCGTCACTGTGGTTTGTTACCTCGAGAGCCTGAAAAGAGGACACGAGGAAGCAATGGatcaaaagggaaaaacagcACAAGAGTGCagtaaagaaaaggaaagttcgtgagtgagagagagaccgaCATGTCAAGAGACTGCAGATTATTGCAGTAGTAACAGAAAAAGCCTTTTAGAGCCATCTAGTGGACATTTACCTCAACGTCAGCTCAGATTTATTAGGCACAATTTACAAATAATGATGTGTAGCAGGGCCTTACATAGGAGGACAATTTCTCCTTTAGTATACATGTTGTAATGTAGCCTCTTAATAACACTTAACAGGTTGTGGCCAATAGTGTAAAAGTAGCtgtaatgcatttaaatatgatGATACCAATTCAAAACGAGATTCCTGCTGCATAGCACATAGACCAACTGTGTGGAAGTGTTTTTGTATTGAAGTAAAAACCTTATGCTGTGTGACTTTCAGCAGGTCCTTGAGCTGTGACTCTCTCAGGAGATGGCCTCTTAATGATGACTGCAACATCACAATGTCCTGTGAAGGGGTTAGagttggaaaaaggaaatctgGGACAGAGTGTCTGGacagttttttaaacattttagctaACACACCAATAGCCCCTTTTACGTAATTGTGTTGTGCCACTCACCCTATTTCTGTGCTCCCTCCAGTTTGTCTGTATGATCCGTGCtgctttctccctctttttatGTTGTCTGCTTTCACTCTGCTTTTCTACATCTCTATCCGattttttccatcttttctgTTCCCTCTCTCTACCTCCAGAGTCCCTTTGCTCTCCCTCCTTCAGACCTGATCTGCCCTGAGTGTCCTCATGCTGCTCCACCACAGTGGCAGGGCGAGACAAGAGCTCAGCTTGTGAAGGTTTGATTTCATCTCCCTCCACAGCTTGAATCCTCAACTCCAACTGTTCCAACTCTtgtctgacaaacacaaacacgcatAAACAATTTGTTAACAATGCAACTGGCAATCACAGTGGATGCCCCCTGACAGCTAGCAGTTAGCTAAGGCTTTATAAACCCATGACTTTGGTTTTGAGCTAAACATGCACTTTATTGTCTGAAAGGTTTTTGACAGGGCAACTACGATGTCACCCATACATACTACGTAACACCATTTCTTTATAGAGCACTTTTCAAGATaacttttaaactgtaaaagcCAACTGACAGTACTTTAAAGCCAGTATGTAAAGCAAAGTACATCTGTAAAAAACTGCTTTCCACGTTTAACCACGGtttataaattaaatcaattgcttaaaaaaatatgagattaaaacataacatttaacattacaacataaaaacatacatgcacTTTTCAGAACCTCATAAATTCGGAAAAAACGTACTTatgttgctctctctctttctccctttcatGCATTTGTTCAGCCTTCCATCTTTCGGTTTCTTTCTCcagttcttctctttctgtcctcaACAGTCTCACTTcatcactgaagaaaacacaacacaaagttaGTCTCATAGCTATTCTTAGTGATTTAACATTATGGGGGTAAAGACTCGCTTAAgaataatatagaaaatattttaaaaccataaaaagtAAGTGAACTTAGTGGTGTAATGTTGTTGCTCACTCACTCTTTACTCAGCAGTCTCTCTTGAAGCTCCACCTTCTCCTTCCTCAACTGGCTGAGGTGTCCTCTCAAATCTGAAACCTCCTCCCCATCTTCAGTCATTGTTCCCACGGAGACCACTGCCCCTGTTGCCATGGTAAACCCCTGAATCTCAGTCAGCGTGGCTTGGACCTCCTTATCCAATCTACCGCTGCTTTTCGCTGACTGGGTGTGTCTTCTGCTTTCCTCCAGCCTCTGGTTGGAAGAGAGATGTGTCATCTAAACCAATGTCCAACACAGATGACTGcatgtttttactgtacacAGACAACTAGCAACTGTTCCATCTCACCTTCTCCACTTCCAACAGCCTTCGAAACAATCGCTGTTTACTCCAGTCTCTGTAACCTAAGGAACATAATCACACACTGAAAGATTTTTTAACCAGCATGTATAATAATTATATGGggtataaaaaaatacttatatttaaagtatatacaaacaattattttcatttcatctttAATGAGAGCATTCCAAGAATTATCCTTTGTGCTTATtataatgtaaacaaacatataCCATGatttacagtgtattttttattttatatatatttattatatggGGTTGGATTGTTAACTAAACTGTTATATAGGTTTCATGAGTTAACCATTTATTCCTTCCCAGTCCTTTCAGTTCAGACAACATAAAACACTCTAGACTAATACCGTTAGTTTTTCCTAATGAGATAAAGAACTTATGAATACCCACCAATATGAGTCAATAACTTCTAATCTTTACTTGTAACTTCCTTTGTTGAGAATAtgcttttgtaatatttatttcaaatgtcatAATTAGACCCCGGCTTTTGGAACCTAttcaagtacacacacacacacacacacacacacacgttttacTCCAGTACAGGGTATAAGAATGTCTGAACAGTAggtacaaaagtaaaactaaaactaaaaattacataaaggaataaaggataaataaagtaaatgagtctggaaaaactgaaactggCATGTCAGTGAGATTCTGACCTTTGATTCCTTCAGCAGGACTGTCAGTATCGAGTTGTTCTCTGAGCACCATGTTCTCCTTTTGAAGCTGCTTTAGGTTCTCCGATAAGCGGTCAACTGTGGAACTTAGAGCCTTCTGCTGCCTCTGAGAGCATTTACTTTCTGTTCGACTGCTGTAGGCAGAGACAGAAGACTTCATGAGTAAGATAGAGAAAGTAGGGAGCAAATCCATCTCAAATGCTGGAAGCCTATTCCTCAGCCTCAGCCAATTTGTGACGGTGGCCACACTTTACATCCAGTATCCAAGTCTTTTAGCACCAGCTTCGTCTTACCACTCTACAATCTTTCTTACAGTACTTCCTGCTTTTCTAAATACGTTTGCAGTAACAGTATagcttattatttatttagacatACGAAAGAGGCCTATAATAACTcttacagtgcatccagtaagcaaatttaataaaaaataaataatgaaaactatTCACGTGtacaaaagtattcacagcctttgttcaatactttgttgaagcacctttagaaCCAATTACAGCCCCAAgattttgagtatgatgctacaagcatCTGTCAGATGACCTGCTTTTCCCATTCACACTGATCCAGACATGGGCCACTGTATCTGTATATAAcataatactgtatgttgttacAACTTCCTGAGGCACCCAAACCCACACAGACGTGGACGAAATTGTTGATACCCTTCTACACAAAAAACGaatcaacatttttcttctAAATAACTTGAAGATGACAAGCAAAACTCAAAGACCCAAATTCGATTTTGCTTTTGAttcaaaagaatattttaatacaacagAGGCCAAAATAAACAGCACAGTGATTACTGTTCTCCAACTCTCAGAGGCTAAATGACTGatcacaaaattgaaaaaaaagtaatgttagATACAGAAAACTGTTTAGATTCGCTTAAATCACAAACTAAATCGTAATTTTTTCAAGTTATTTGAGAGAAAATTCCGGGTTTCTGCATTTTTTGTGGGGGGGTCACCAACAATATTATTCATGGTCCTGGTGTATTCAGTCATCCATACcttttctctgcagcttctaGAAGCATCCTCAATCTCTGGATCTGAAAGCACAAATATGCACTTTGCAAGATATTCTTTCCCACAGAAAAGTAAATATGATGATAACAACTATGATGACTTTCACAGCAACTGAAACACAGAGTACTCAAAGAAATACATTATACCATTTAATACTATTATGCTactatattataaaatatttaatatcacCTTATTCCACTAATTTTTTTGGAGTTgttttacgtttttttttaacaaatctgTATGCATTAATCagtaatatatattaaaaatgaaaaaagttacCTCTTCAAAGTAGGTTTCCACTGTGATTTTCAGCTCCTCCAGGTTAGTGCTTCTTAGCTCACTTTGCAGTTTActagaaaataaagaacaagaaCATTATGCAGCTTCACCTATGGACCAAAAGAACAGACATGTAGGTAGGTAGACAGTTTACCTCAgggcattttctttctctctacacTGCTGCTCCAACTTTAATATTCTTTGTTTTAGACCATTGACAACCTTGAAGGACAGAATTAGTTTCATAAGCCTGTTCAGGATGCATCCGTGTTATTTTCACCAACAGACTAAACCTACAATATACTCACCACACTCCCCTCTTTTTTCTTATCCACCAAACTACGCGTATACTCAGATCCCTAtatgaaaaataacagaatCATATGGTTTTTGCAATGTCTGTTAAAATCTATAGTTTAATCTTTTTGTGATAGAGATTGGAGTAACTTAGTTATCATACTTTAGTAGGATCCAATAGTTCTTctatctgtttctctcttttagcGTTATCTTCTTCCAGGCGACGAAGTTTGGCTTTCATTTTCAGGTTGTCAGACTTCTGTGCCTGCAGAGTCTGCGAGGAGCAGCTTGATTAATTAGTCACATAACAAAGAAAGAATACAAACACTCACTTCAAGCAAATTCCAAGGTGCCAAATTTTAATAAGCTAAACACATGGCCTGTTAAATCTTCATCATCATTGCCTTTTTGAGGACTACTGGAACTGGTAGGCATTCAATGGTTTGATCAAGGTCATTTCAGCAGAACAAAGATGTCATGTTACACTGACCCTGGATGGTGGTGCTGTTGCTGTAACACCACCCGGACAAACAGTGTGatctgtgttcttttttttgaaTAGATAACATTAATTCGTGAACGCACCATATACACATACTTTTGAAACTCTTTACCTTCTTGAGGTGAATAATCTCATCATACATGTCCTCCTTCTCTCTCGCTTCTCCAACGGTGAAGCCTGCAAAACACAGTTGCAAAATCCACATCAATTTCATCCGCACCTTGCAGTGGGAAACAACTGATGGTGTTAATATCCAATCAAAGTCTGCTACTGTCTGCCACCCTCAGCAAACTGCTCTGCTTAGCAAAACGCCCTGACCTTCAGTGGATCTTCCCTTTTCCTCGGCTAATTTCTTGTTCTGACACACCTACACATTCTCTCACCATTCGATGCAGAGTGGAAATGTTTGAGTTTCCTTGCACTCAAGGTCTGTTTAAATAGCTCAGGTGTTGTGTCATATTCAGGTCTCAGTGTCTGGGACAGATCTGGATAAtaggacagagagacaaagagttAACGTCAagacattttacactttaaaattCCATTATTGGGATTTGTGTGATTGCGATTTTTATGAGTGATTTTCAATTACACTATCTATTTTACGTATGTTTGATGACTTGGACAGTTTGATGTTGAGCTGCTGCATACAGGTGTCCTTGATAGGATAACTGAAGTTGCACTGATTTGAAATGAGACATTCTCCAACACAAATCAAATGCTGCATCTGACTCATGCTTTAACGCCTTTTGAGAACATTTTGTACTGTGTGCAATCTGTAAAGCCCCACCAATCCATTTACCTTTAtgataataaatcaaatgaatgtttacatcTTTGTTACCTCCTTGTATTTTTTATGCAGACTGGAGATTCTGCTCTTAACAACTTGTTTCCAGCTG
Encoded here:
- the iqce gene encoding IQ domain-containing protein E isoform X3, giving the protein MFSGSAKMSVEASDIQTDEDCEELQKTSRKRSSGKTLASPRSPYLTSLNVNPTRAAVAAWRLPRASLWDAKGDNGSARLTSLSNGHDLSQTLRPEYDTTPELFKQTLSARKLKHFHSASNGFTVGEAREKEDMYDEIIHLKKTLQAQKSDNLKMKAKLRRLEEDNAKREKQIEELLDPTKGSEYTRSLVDKKKEGSVVVNGLKQRILKLEQQCREKENALSKLQSELRSTNLEELKITVETYFEEIQRLRMLLEAAEKSSRTESKCSQRQQKALSSTVDRLSENLKQLQKENMVLREQLDTDSPAEGIKGYRDWSKQRLFRRLLEVEKRLEESRRHTQSAKSSGRLDKEVQATLTEIQGFTMATGAVVSVGTMTEDGEEVSDLRGHLSQLRKEKVELQERLLSKDDEVRLLRTEREELEKETERWKAEQMHEREKEREQHKQELEQLELRIQAVEGDEIKPSQAELLSRPATVVEQHEDTQGRSGLKEGEQRDSGGREREQKRWKKSDRDVEKQSESRQHKKREKAARIIQTNWREHRNRDIVMLQSSLRGHLLRESQLKDLLKVTQHKALEVTNHSDAASSVEGEMDLFALTMIQSAFRGHLTRCGLSLESPAFSVPSPVGNSLPSPAPRRARSKHTPSRTGTTLHENVTKQGDEEDPWHVSNTHISRMRPTIDQTELHCTAESGGAAAVDSDDSDDIIVSPSRPLRTREDPIL
- the iqce gene encoding IQ domain-containing protein E isoform X1, which produces MFSGSAKMSVEASDIQTDEDCEELGEDSFSFSADIFDKQKTSRKRSSGKTLASPRSPYLTSLNVNPTRAAVAAWRLPRASLWDAKGDNGSARLTSLSNGHDLSQTLRPEYDTTPELFKQTLSARKLKHFHSASNGFTVGEAREKEDMYDEIIHLKKTLQAQKSDNLKMKAKLRRLEEDNAKREKQIEELLDPTKGSEYTRSLVDKKKEGSVVVNGLKQRILKLEQQCREKENALSKLQSELRSTNLEELKITVETYFEEIQRLRMLLEAAEKSSRTESKCSQRQQKALSSTVDRLSENLKQLQKENMVLREQLDTDSPAEGIKGYRDWSKQRLFRRLLEVEKRLEESRRHTQSAKSSGRLDKEVQATLTEIQGFTMATGAVVSVGTMTEDGEEVSDLRGHLSQLRKEKVELQERLLSKDDEVRLLRTEREELEKETERWKAEQMHEREKEREQHKQELEQLELRIQAVEGDEIKPSQAELLSRPATVVEQHEDTQGRSGLKEGEQRDSGGREREQKRWKKSDRDVEKQSESRQHKKREKAARIIQTNWREHRNRDIVMLQSSLRGHLLRESQLKDLLKVTQHKALEVTNHSDAASSVEGEMDLFALTMIQSAFRGHLTRCGLSLESPAFSVPSPVGNSLPSPAPRRARSKHTPSRTGTTLHENVTKQGDEEDPWHVSNTHISRMRPTIDQTELHCTAESGGAAAVDSDDSDDIIVSPSRPLRTREDPIL
- the iqce gene encoding IQ domain-containing protein E isoform X2, encoding MFSGSAKMSVEASDIQTDEDCEELGEDSFSFSADIFDKKTSRKRSSGKTLASPRSPYLTSLNVNPTRAAVAAWRLPRASLWDAKGDNGSARLTSLSNGHDLSQTLRPEYDTTPELFKQTLSARKLKHFHSASNGFTVGEAREKEDMYDEIIHLKKTLQAQKSDNLKMKAKLRRLEEDNAKREKQIEELLDPTKGSEYTRSLVDKKKEGSVVVNGLKQRILKLEQQCREKENALSKLQSELRSTNLEELKITVETYFEEIQRLRMLLEAAEKSSRTESKCSQRQQKALSSTVDRLSENLKQLQKENMVLREQLDTDSPAEGIKGYRDWSKQRLFRRLLEVEKRLEESRRHTQSAKSSGRLDKEVQATLTEIQGFTMATGAVVSVGTMTEDGEEVSDLRGHLSQLRKEKVELQERLLSKDDEVRLLRTEREELEKETERWKAEQMHEREKEREQHKQELEQLELRIQAVEGDEIKPSQAELLSRPATVVEQHEDTQGRSGLKEGEQRDSGGREREQKRWKKSDRDVEKQSESRQHKKREKAARIIQTNWREHRNRDIVMLQSSLRGHLLRESQLKDLLKVTQHKALEVTNHSDAASSVEGEMDLFALTMIQSAFRGHLTRCGLSLESPAFSVPSPVGNSLPSPAPRRARSKHTPSRTGTTLHENVTKQGDEEDPWHVSNTHISRMRPTIDQTELHCTAESGGAAAVDSDDSDDIIVSPSRPLRTREDPIL